The following coding sequences are from one Kosakonia sp. H02 window:
- the drpB gene encoding cell division protein DrpB: MEDSAARSAGGKLALWVFWIYCLYFCWTVLNDLWLASQAKVPSGFGNGAVNSVGSWLNTISGIVALSAVGAILGAIAWYTRPRDADT; the protein is encoded by the coding sequence ATGGAAGATAGTGCGGCTCGAAGTGCAGGAGGGAAACTGGCGCTGTGGGTTTTCTGGATATACTGCCTCTATTTTTGCTGGACGGTGCTGAACGATCTCTGGCTGGCAAGCCAGGCTAAGGTGCCTTCCGGGTTCGGTAACGGAGCCGTAAATTCCGTCGGCAGTTGGCTGAACACTATTTCTGGCATTGTTGCACTGAGTGCCGTAGGTGCGATACTGGGCGCTATCGCCTGGTATACGCGTCCGCGCGATGCGGATACCTGA
- the mtfA gene encoding DgsA anti-repressor MtfA, giving the protein MIKWPWKTKESADDAELPWEEALNAPVLANLSSDEQIRLVHLAERFLQQKRLVPLQGFDLDALKSARISLLFCLPVLELGLEWLDGFHEVLIYPAPFVVDDEWEDDIGLVHNQRMVQSGQSWQQGPIILNWLDIQDSFDASGFNLIIHEVAHKLDTRNGDRASGIPLIPLREVAGWEHDLRAAMDNIQDEIDLVGESAASIDAYAATDPAECFAVLSEYFFSAPELFAPRFPALWQRFCHFYKQDPQNRLRAQPGGYGESANQVH; this is encoded by the coding sequence ATGATTAAGTGGCCCTGGAAAACAAAGGAATCTGCGGATGACGCAGAACTCCCCTGGGAAGAAGCATTAAACGCCCCGGTATTAGCGAATTTATCGTCAGATGAACAAATCAGATTGGTTCATCTGGCGGAGCGCTTTTTGCAGCAAAAACGATTAGTGCCGTTACAGGGGTTCGATTTAGACGCGCTGAAAAGCGCGCGCATCAGCCTGCTGTTTTGCCTGCCGGTGCTGGAGCTTGGCCTCGAATGGCTGGATGGCTTTCATGAAGTGCTGATCTACCCTGCCCCGTTTGTTGTCGATGATGAATGGGAAGATGATATTGGTCTGGTGCATAACCAGCGCATGGTGCAGTCTGGCCAAAGCTGGCAGCAAGGGCCGATTATTCTCAACTGGCTGGATATTCAGGATTCGTTTGACGCGTCCGGTTTCAATCTGATTATTCACGAAGTGGCGCACAAACTGGATACGCGAAATGGCGATCGCGCCAGCGGTATTCCGCTGATCCCGCTGCGCGAAGTGGCGGGCTGGGAACATGATTTGCGCGCCGCAATGGACAATATTCAGGATGAGATAGACCTGGTAGGCGAAAGCGCGGCCAGCATAGATGCCTATGCAGCAACCGATCCCGCCGAGTGTTTCGCCGTGCTTTCGGAATACTTCTTTAGCGCCCCGGAACTCTTCGCCCCGCGCTTTCCTGCGCTGTGGCAACGCTTCTGCCATTTCTATAAGCAGGACCCGCAAAACCGCCTGCGCGCGCAGCCTGGCGGCTACGGTGAGAGCGCTAATCAGGTTCACTAA
- a CDS encoding SDR family oxidoreductase: protein MSEITDHAFSLQGRTALVTGATRGIGRACAIALGKAGASVALGCRNLAEGKVLAAEMQQQGINAFAVKMDMLSLTAINQAINQVATLSDGKIDILVNNAGLSHPAAALDVTAEDFDEMFFLNVKGAFFAAQAVARGMKTQGGGTIINIASQAGVVALPGEPVYCMTKAAMIHMTKCLAAEWAQYHIRVNAVAPTFTRTDSTQHWLNDPAVLASLIGRIPLGRVAETDDIAAPVVFLASGASAMITGATLAIDGGWTIV, encoded by the coding sequence ATGTCAGAAATAACTGACCACGCTTTTTCTTTGCAGGGCAGAACTGCTCTGGTGACCGGGGCGACTCGGGGGATTGGCAGAGCATGTGCTATCGCGCTCGGAAAAGCAGGCGCATCGGTTGCCCTGGGGTGCAGGAACCTGGCCGAGGGCAAGGTGCTCGCCGCAGAGATGCAGCAACAGGGTATCAATGCATTTGCCGTTAAGATGGATATGTTGTCATTGACCGCTATCAATCAGGCGATTAACCAGGTTGCGACGTTATCAGACGGAAAAATAGACATACTGGTCAATAATGCCGGGCTAAGCCATCCCGCCGCCGCACTGGACGTTACCGCTGAAGATTTTGATGAAATGTTTTTCCTGAATGTTAAGGGCGCTTTTTTTGCCGCTCAGGCGGTTGCCCGTGGCATGAAAACCCAGGGCGGGGGAACTATCATCAATATTGCTTCCCAGGCGGGTGTGGTTGCGTTGCCTGGTGAACCCGTCTATTGCATGACGAAAGCCGCCATGATCCACATGACCAAATGTCTGGCCGCTGAATGGGCGCAATACCATATCCGGGTGAATGCTGTTGCCCCAACCTTCACACGCACAGACAGCACTCAACACTGGCTCAACGACCCGGCAGTATTAGCCTCTTTGATCGGACGCATTCCTCTTGGGCGAGTTGCTGAGACTGACGATATTGCGGCTCCGGTCGTATTTCTTGCCTCCGGCGCCTCGGCCATGATAACTGGCGCAACGTTGGCTATTGATGGCGGATGGACCATTGTTTAG
- a CDS encoding inositol monophosphatase family protein produces MSKADIHLRFLAACATAREAGMLIRTRFRERDNVLNLKFKGPQDYLTETDGEVEKLIASRLADAFPDDDFLGEEYGGEVGDNLWVVDPIDGTADFARGVPYFCVSIAFVQRGNTEIGIVYDPMLDELFTATRAGGATLNGRPIKVSAISNIEESVIELGWSARVPFDGYAKVHARLNALGASVKRCGSGALGLVYVAMGRQDAYCELHINAWDAAAAVLIVQEAGGWTNHFLTPECLQRGNEVIACTPQLQNIIEKSMLLGH; encoded by the coding sequence ATGAGTAAAGCCGATATTCATTTACGCTTTTTGGCTGCATGTGCCACGGCAAGGGAAGCGGGCATGCTGATACGGACGCGTTTTCGGGAACGCGATAATGTCCTGAATTTAAAATTCAAAGGCCCGCAGGATTATTTAACTGAAACGGATGGTGAAGTAGAAAAGTTAATTGCAAGTCGACTTGCGGACGCATTCCCTGATGATGATTTTTTAGGTGAAGAATACGGGGGGGAAGTGGGCGACAATCTTTGGGTGGTTGATCCCATTGATGGCACCGCCGATTTTGCCAGAGGGGTGCCGTATTTTTGTGTCTCAATTGCTTTTGTCCAACGGGGAAATACTGAGATCGGGATCGTCTATGACCCGATGTTGGATGAGCTTTTCACCGCTACACGTGCAGGCGGGGCCACGCTTAATGGACGGCCCATTAAGGTAAGCGCTATTTCTAACATCGAAGAGTCTGTCATTGAGTTGGGGTGGTCGGCGCGGGTGCCTTTTGACGGTTATGCGAAAGTCCATGCCAGATTAAATGCGTTGGGTGCCAGCGTAAAACGTTGCGGTTCAGGTGCGCTTGGGCTGGTCTACGTCGCCATGGGAAGGCAGGATGCTTACTGTGAATTACATATCAATGCATGGGATGCGGCGGCGGCAGTCTTGATCGTGCAGGAAGCTGGCGGCTGGACTAACCATTTTCTTACCCCGGAATGCTTGCAGCGCGGTAATGAAGTCATCGCCTGTACACCACAGCTACAAAACATCATCGAAAAAAGTATGTTGTTAGGTCATTAA
- a CDS encoding RbsD/FucU domain-containing protein — protein MLKNINPLLGPELLAVLCSMGHGEDIAIVDRNYAATTAGPKVIRYEGVNAPALVDAILTVLPVDKKPEAVVRMQKTDQPDEILPVMKDFINVFANHVPDIKVDSLTTANFKLRAARSVAIVVTGEERVYGNILVRKGVL, from the coding sequence GTGCTTAAAAATATTAATCCGTTACTCGGGCCGGAATTACTCGCGGTGTTGTGCTCGATGGGGCATGGCGAAGATATTGCCATTGTTGACAGAAATTATGCGGCCACAACCGCCGGGCCTAAAGTTATTCGTTATGAAGGAGTCAACGCGCCCGCACTCGTGGACGCTATCCTGACGGTATTGCCTGTGGATAAAAAACCAGAGGCGGTGGTCAGAATGCAAAAAACAGATCAACCCGATGAAATCCTTCCTGTGATGAAAGATTTTATTAATGTATTTGCAAATCATGTTCCCGATATCAAGGTTGATTCACTCACAACCGCGAATTTCAAATTACGTGCCGCACGCTCCGTTGCTATCGTGGTCACCGGGGAAGAACGCGTCTACGGGAATATCCTGGTTCGCAAGGGTGTTTTATGA
- a CDS encoding ROK family protein: MSHPSAPSKKSGFTHILVIDIGGTHVKFGYLEQGLPLSFSHILATLLLRTGDSIACLENEIRRVINKTGIMPEVMVVTVPGFLAKDGDLILHLPNIPEMSGLRLQTELVNRLNIPVILERDAILALLGEYSNEPTLQARPVLGIFFGTGIGAAMLIDGQPLRGEGWALEIGHMPVFNELSHRRADRKEYVEDYASGRALAAIAAKYKQPIDDIFTINHNDTTLATALDDFIHYQALVVESAIAILSPAVVILGGGVVAMKNYPKQRLESLLSSDNPFARVNISPELRWARHGWQSVLYGAVKLSETLLD; encoded by the coding sequence ATGAGTCATCCATCAGCACCTTCAAAAAAATCAGGATTCACGCACATATTAGTGATTGATATCGGTGGTACGCATGTCAAATTTGGTTACCTGGAACAGGGCCTGCCTTTATCGTTCTCGCATATCCTCGCGACGCTTTTGTTGCGTACCGGGGATTCCATTGCCTGTCTGGAAAATGAAATAAGAAGGGTGATAAACAAAACAGGGATCATGCCTGAGGTGATGGTCGTCACTGTGCCCGGTTTTCTGGCTAAAGATGGCGATCTTATTCTGCACCTGCCCAATATTCCGGAAATGTCGGGGTTACGTCTACAGACAGAACTTGTGAACCGACTCAACATCCCCGTCATACTGGAGAGAGACGCCATATTGGCGTTATTGGGTGAATATAGTAATGAGCCGACATTACAGGCTCGCCCCGTGTTAGGTATTTTTTTTGGTACGGGTATTGGTGCTGCAATGCTTATTGATGGACAACCTCTGCGGGGCGAGGGATGGGCACTGGAAATAGGCCATATGCCCGTTTTCAACGAGTTATCTCATCGGCGTGCTGACCGTAAGGAATATGTTGAGGATTACGCTTCTGGCCGGGCACTGGCAGCCATCGCCGCAAAATATAAACAGCCTATTGATGACATATTCACTATCAATCATAACGATACAACCCTGGCCACCGCACTTGATGACTTTATCCATTACCAGGCATTAGTGGTAGAAAGCGCCATAGCGATATTATCCCCGGCAGTTGTGATACTGGGTGGGGGCGTTGTAGCAATGAAAAATTATCCTAAACAACGCCTGGAATCATTGCTCAGCAGTGATAATCCTTTCGCCCGGGTAAATATTTCACCAGAACTACGGTGGGCGAGACACGGCTGGCAAAGCGTACTGTATGGCGCGGTGAAATTATCAGAAACCCTTCTTGACTGA
- a CDS encoding ROK family transcriptional regulator, with product MTKQQKLQAAVEKLETRKKSAQLRALLPDIEKRIAAGTSIADIARALSDNGLPITLATLKSYLYRARKAARKAPSDGGDPQNSFDVESSVTRNPGVSSRLYQSPASTQPSRNINTVRCLRQLRRGDIFTRAELSRMLGLTRATVGRAINELIADKLVLETDLQMEEGRPGRPGAGIRLNPQGAYAIGIDISSSALTGILIGLGMQVIEKIILPIESLKNDLLKMVELIAQIPARLLFLSGITSQQLQGICISVPGLIDKTGRVVVAPFLHWRDVPLQTLLAARQELVWPIIVCNDAVAFANAEQSRSNKTDVKNMLLILLAEGLGGAVIQHGQIVKGAHGFAGEFGHMIMSDKVSAASETAFEMLAGYQRFYPWLPENATIEEQMAWIADPANRRTIPQLPRILDKWAEALSAGLLNLIYLFDPEEIILGGPLSSLFPLIASQVQVMLKENILYGYQIPPILVTQFGADGAAIGAASMVLSNLFSLPVM from the coding sequence ATGACAAAACAACAGAAACTGCAAGCGGCGGTTGAAAAACTTGAAACGCGAAAAAAATCGGCACAGTTGCGCGCCCTTTTGCCTGATATTGAAAAACGCATTGCGGCGGGTACAAGCATTGCCGATATCGCCCGGGCCTTAAGCGACAATGGTTTACCCATTACGTTAGCCACCCTGAAAAGTTATTTATATCGGGCGCGTAAAGCGGCACGCAAAGCCCCCTCTGATGGGGGTGACCCCCAGAACAGCTTTGACGTAGAAAGCAGCGTGACCAGAAACCCAGGTGTGTCATCCCGGTTATATCAATCGCCTGCGTCTACTCAACCCTCCCGCAATATCAATACGGTTCGTTGCCTGCGTCAGCTCAGACGTGGCGATATTTTCACCCGTGCCGAATTGTCGCGAATGCTGGGGTTAACACGTGCAACAGTAGGTCGGGCCATCAATGAATTGATCGCCGATAAGCTGGTACTGGAAACGGATTTACAAATGGAGGAAGGACGCCCTGGCCGACCTGGGGCCGGTATTCGTCTTAACCCTCAGGGGGCATATGCTATTGGTATTGATATTTCCAGCAGCGCCCTGACGGGTATTTTGATCGGCCTGGGCATGCAGGTGATAGAGAAAATAATATTACCCATCGAATCATTAAAAAACGATCTCCTGAAAATGGTCGAGCTTATTGCACAAATCCCGGCGCGATTGCTCTTTTTATCTGGCATAACCTCCCAACAGCTTCAGGGTATCTGCATATCGGTGCCGGGCCTTATCGATAAAACAGGCCGGGTAGTGGTTGCACCTTTTCTGCATTGGCGTGATGTTCCCCTTCAAACACTACTGGCCGCCCGCCAGGAGCTGGTATGGCCGATTATCGTCTGTAACGATGCCGTTGCTTTTGCCAATGCTGAACAATCCCGCTCAAATAAAACTGATGTTAAAAATATGCTCCTTATCCTGCTGGCTGAAGGACTTGGCGGCGCGGTCATACAGCACGGGCAAATAGTCAAAGGCGCCCACGGATTTGCGGGGGAATTCGGTCATATGATCATGTCAGACAAGGTCTCCGCCGCATCAGAAACGGCATTCGAAATGCTGGCTGGCTATCAGCGTTTTTATCCCTGGCTGCCCGAAAACGCCACGATTGAGGAGCAGATGGCATGGATTGCAGATCCTGCGAATAGGCGCACTATTCCTCAGCTTCCGCGCATTCTCGATAAATGGGCTGAGGCGCTATCGGCGGGTTTACTTAATTTGATCTATTTATTCGACCCTGAAGAAATAATTCTTGGCGGCCCTTTAAGCAGCCTATTTCCATTAATTGCCTCTCAGGTTCAGGTGATGTTGAAAGAAAATATACTGTATGGCTACCAAATCCCGCCGATACTTGTCACCCAGTTCGGCGCGGATGGCGCGGCTATCGGAGCCGCGTCCATGGTTCTGAGCAACCTATTCTCGCTGCCCGTCATGTGA
- a CDS encoding SgrR family transcriptional regulator: protein MTILEGYFRKLHARYGVNQSAHVQMAEISDLFGCSIRNTRNMLNRMRENEWLVWQAKRGRGNSSSLRLLVTPDSLFNQSVNELLASQDVGKVLKFIGTEKHLLERIIQYKFGASGNGSETKVRIPYYRNLDELNPLKPLRRTERHLLRQCLSGLTRYDPVRMEIVPDLAHYWSHNENDTHWEFFLKPTAMFSDGTAVKSHDVKKCLERARSAPWFMSLFRVINTIDVAGDYRIIIKTHIPVKYMEFLLATQPALIYERHNDIMKCTGPFSVASNDEGFLTLRRNSHYHQARPMLSEIDIFTWAPKRISMSFIPILHDEETNDPDTLKERKLEHGCCFLLIDSQGAFAAAESRKFINKILQPIEILDNSDLPEEYGSILSLAQGMLPEWNHKCVDFGTIASPYVVNRKIVIATYQQPELVKLSQAMAMILKRYNYKVEVLVLPFSEFSSMQNIRADLWLTNFMVDNLSSHSFLDWLSPDPVFKKLPEQYASAYQQLQTDLMNIDIADNKACIETFFSALTSQRWLIPLFHHWLELKSEKSFSWRDLNTLGWPDFSQLWSD from the coding sequence ATGACAATTCTGGAAGGGTATTTCCGTAAACTTCACGCCCGCTACGGGGTTAATCAGTCAGCGCATGTGCAGATGGCGGAAATATCGGATCTGTTTGGCTGCTCAATTCGTAATACGCGCAATATGCTTAACCGTATGCGTGAGAACGAATGGCTGGTATGGCAGGCAAAGCGAGGACGCGGAAACAGTTCATCATTACGGCTGCTGGTAACGCCTGATTCGCTCTTCAATCAGAGCGTTAATGAATTGCTGGCCAGCCAGGATGTGGGCAAGGTGTTGAAATTTATCGGTACCGAAAAACATCTGCTGGAAAGGATCATCCAGTACAAATTTGGTGCCTCAGGGAATGGGAGCGAAACCAAAGTTCGCATTCCGTATTACCGTAATCTTGATGAGCTGAACCCGTTAAAACCGCTGCGCCGTACAGAGCGGCACCTGCTGCGCCAGTGTCTTAGCGGATTAACCCGCTACGATCCGGTACGGATGGAGATTGTTCCCGATTTAGCCCATTACTGGAGCCACAATGAGAACGACACCCACTGGGAGTTTTTTTTAAAGCCAACGGCGATGTTTTCAGACGGTACGGCGGTGAAATCCCACGATGTAAAAAAATGCCTTGAACGGGCGCGTTCTGCTCCCTGGTTTATGTCGCTATTTCGGGTGATTAACACAATAGACGTGGCGGGTGATTACCGGATTATTATAAAAACTCACATACCGGTTAAATATATGGAGTTTCTACTGGCAACCCAGCCTGCGCTTATTTATGAGCGCCATAACGACATAATGAAATGTACCGGGCCTTTTTCTGTGGCGAGCAATGACGAGGGATTTTTAACGCTGCGTCGCAATAGCCATTATCACCAGGCAAGGCCGATGCTCAGTGAAATCGATATATTTACCTGGGCGCCAAAACGTATCAGCATGAGCTTTATTCCAATCCTGCACGATGAAGAAACGAATGATCCCGATACCCTTAAAGAGCGTAAGCTGGAACACGGCTGCTGCTTTTTATTGATCGACAGTCAAGGGGCGTTTGCCGCGGCGGAATCACGTAAATTTATTAATAAAATACTTCAACCTATTGAAATACTTGATAATAGTGATTTGCCTGAAGAGTATGGCAGTATACTGTCGCTGGCACAGGGCATGTTGCCGGAGTGGAACCATAAATGCGTCGATTTTGGCACCATCGCTTCACCCTATGTCGTTAACCGCAAGATTGTTATTGCGACTTACCAGCAGCCAGAGCTGGTGAAATTATCACAAGCAATGGCGATGATCCTTAAGCGGTATAACTACAAGGTAGAGGTACTGGTGCTGCCATTCTCTGAATTTTCGAGCATGCAAAATATCCGTGCGGATTTATGGCTCACTAATTTTATGGTCGATAACCTCTCTTCCCATTCATTCCTTGACTGGCTCTCGCCGGACCCGGTATTTAAAAAATTGCCGGAACAATACGCCAGCGCTTACCAACAGCTACAAACGGACCTGATGAATATCGATATTGCGGACAACAAAGCCTGTATCGAAACATTCTTTAGCGCGTTAACCAGCCAGCGATGGCTGATCCCACTGTTCCACCACTGGCTGGAGCTGAAAAGCGAAAAATCCTTTAGCTGGCGCGATCTCAACACTCTCGGCTGGCCCGATTTCAGCCAGTTGTGGTCGGATTAA
- a CDS encoding Gfo/Idh/MocA family oxidoreductase: MFTEQRQLRIGVLGCGPISQAAHFESCTKAINAELYAICDSADDLRERMKAMWAPKVAYSDYQAMLDDDNVDAVIIATTDAFHVQLALMALKAGKHVLCEKPLGITVEECEELVQVVKSSGCVFQVAHMKRFDGGIQAAHDFITHEMGALVAYKGWYGDNSHRYTVTDAVQPKMITSAAKRKPAVDPKSDLQRYYMLAHGSHLVDTASYLAGEITEVEARFIQRGGVHCWFMDVAFANGTLGHLDLSVGVRMDWHEGFQIYGENGSVLGKTYNPWLFKSSDVDIFHENGAVWSRPLAADGHFYRRQVEAFANTILNNAPVAGTTVEEGLYIVKTMAAIGESVRSGHAVTVASTKGAV; encoded by the coding sequence ATGTTTACTGAGCAACGTCAACTCCGCATCGGTGTTCTTGGGTGCGGGCCAATTTCACAAGCGGCGCATTTCGAATCCTGTACCAAGGCCATCAATGCTGAGCTTTACGCCATCTGCGATAGCGCCGATGACCTGCGTGAACGCATGAAGGCCATGTGGGCGCCGAAAGTGGCCTATTCCGACTATCAGGCCATGCTCGACGATGACAATGTGGACGCGGTCATTATTGCCACCACGGACGCGTTCCACGTACAACTGGCACTGATGGCGCTGAAAGCCGGTAAGCATGTGCTGTGTGAGAAACCGCTTGGCATCACCGTTGAAGAGTGTGAGGAACTGGTGCAGGTGGTCAAATCGTCCGGCTGCGTTTTCCAGGTCGCACATATGAAGCGTTTTGATGGCGGTATTCAGGCGGCGCACGACTTTATCACCCATGAGATGGGCGCACTGGTGGCCTATAAAGGCTGGTACGGTGACAACAGCCACCGTTACACCGTGACGGATGCGGTACAACCTAAAATGATCACCAGTGCGGCAAAACGCAAACCCGCCGTTGACCCCAAATCCGACCTCCAGCGCTATTACATGCTCGCCCACGGTAGTCATCTGGTTGACACCGCCAGCTATCTGGCCGGTGAAATCACCGAGGTGGAAGCGCGCTTTATTCAGCGCGGCGGCGTGCACTGCTGGTTTATGGATGTTGCGTTCGCCAACGGCACGCTCGGTCATCTCGACCTGAGCGTGGGCGTACGGATGGACTGGCACGAAGGATTCCAGATCTACGGCGAGAACGGCAGCGTACTCGGCAAAACGTACAATCCCTGGCTGTTCAAATCGAGCGATGTCGATATTTTCCATGAAAATGGCGCGGTCTGGAGCCGTCCGCTGGCGGCAGATGGTCACTTTTATCGTCGCCAGGTTGAGGCATTTGCCAACACCATTCTGAACAATGCTCCTGTCGCAGGTACCACGGTAGAAGAAGGCCTCTACATTGTGAAAACGATGGCGGCAATTGGCGAATCAGTACGATCCGGCCATGCTGTGACCGTGGCAAGCACAAAAGGAGCGGTATGA
- a CDS encoding sugar phosphate isomerase/epimerase family protein has translation MMYKGIFSKTFATTNVDDNFRTIKSLGYAATQFNFASAGLPSLPTAIADEKIEEIAAAARKHGVRIEAISATFNMTHPTQDVINKGMASLSVICEAAARLGCPLVTLCTGTLDAEDQWRFHPDNNTPQAWQKIRETMAQALQIASRYDVSLGIEPELANIVSSAEKARQLIDEMKSDRLKVIFDPANLFEVATITEQHAIVKKALDLLADDIAIAHAKDRNTDGSFATAGKGVLDYHFYLKQLSASGFNGCVVTHGLADSEAQDVSLMLDKHLHIL, from the coding sequence ATGATGTATAAGGGTATTTTTTCCAAAACCTTCGCGACGACAAATGTGGACGACAACTTCCGTACCATCAAATCACTCGGTTACGCTGCCACACAATTTAACTTTGCCAGCGCAGGTCTGCCCTCGCTCCCCACGGCTATTGCGGACGAGAAAATTGAAGAGATTGCCGCTGCGGCCAGGAAGCATGGCGTGCGCATTGAAGCGATCTCCGCCACCTTTAATATGACCCACCCGACTCAGGACGTGATCAATAAAGGTATGGCATCTCTGAGCGTAATTTGTGAGGCCGCCGCACGGCTGGGTTGCCCGCTCGTCACCTTATGTACCGGTACGCTGGACGCAGAGGATCAATGGCGCTTTCATCCCGACAATAATACGCCGCAAGCCTGGCAAAAAATTCGTGAAACAATGGCGCAGGCTTTACAGATTGCCAGCCGCTATGACGTGTCACTGGGCATTGAACCGGAGCTGGCAAATATTGTGAGTAGTGCGGAAAAAGCACGCCAGTTGATCGATGAAATGAAAAGCGACCGCCTGAAAGTCATTTTTGATCCGGCGAATTTGTTCGAGGTGGCGACCATAACCGAACAGCACGCAATAGTGAAAAAAGCACTCGATTTACTGGCCGATGATATCGCCATTGCGCATGCGAAAGACCGTAACACTGATGGCTCGTTTGCCACAGCGGGGAAAGGCGTACTCGATTATCACTTCTATTTAAAACAGCTTAGCGCGTCCGGTTTTAATGGCTGTGTGGTCACGCACGGGCTGGCAGACAGCGAAGCGCAGGATGTATCGCTGATGCTGGATAAGCATCTACACATCCTTTAA
- a CDS encoding alpha/beta hydrolase: protein MLKTFTHQNLTLRYYDSGGSGPLLIFQHGLTGDHGQTTSTFVAPDYRLITLECRGHGQSELGDSEALSIKTFACDLLALMDHLGLEKAALAGISMGAAIAAHLASVHPERVTSLTLVRPAWHDKRSPLNMNVYSVLADYLALYGADEGKKAFEQSETFQVILHQSLDNANSLLNTFAMPVEKTLHLLRRIACCEPGFNAGAIKSAGIPVEVVGTTLDVIHPLNTAKAIAQDLGLSQTFEVYPKSLNKEKHIAEITEIITRNIL, encoded by the coding sequence ATGTTGAAGACATTCACACACCAGAACCTCACGCTGCGCTACTACGACAGTGGTGGCTCAGGCCCACTGCTGATTTTCCAGCACGGGCTGACGGGCGATCACGGCCAGACCACCAGCACATTTGTCGCACCAGACTATCGCCTGATAACCCTTGAATGCCGGGGCCACGGCCAGTCGGAACTGGGCGACTCAGAGGCGCTGAGCATCAAGACCTTTGCCTGCGATCTGCTGGCATTGATGGACCACCTGGGCCTTGAAAAGGCCGCGCTGGCGGGAATTTCGATGGGCGCCGCCATCGCTGCGCACCTCGCCAGTGTGCACCCTGAACGCGTAACATCGCTGACCCTGGTTCGTCCTGCGTGGCATGACAAACGCAGCCCGCTCAATATGAATGTGTACAGCGTACTGGCGGATTATCTGGCGTTATATGGTGCTGATGAAGGTAAAAAAGCGTTTGAACAATCGGAGACATTCCAGGTCATTTTGCATCAGTCACTGGACAACGCAAACTCGCTGCTTAATACCTTTGCGATGCCAGTGGAAAAAACGCTGCACTTACTCCGCCGGATTGCCTGCTGCGAGCCTGGGTTTAATGCCGGAGCAATTAAATCCGCTGGAATTCCGGTGGAAGTGGTTGGCACCACCCTCGACGTGATTCACCCGCTCAATACCGCAAAGGCGATTGCCCAGGATTTAGGTTTATCGCAGACTTTTGAGGTTTACCCCAAATCACTGAATAAGGAAAAGCATATCGCCGAAATCACGGAGATCATTACCCGTAATATCCTCTGA
- a CDS encoding alpha/beta hydrolase: protein MKLKSKAVLSIVAATLMMAGVSQAALAKPVKNIVLVHGAFVDGSGWRPVYDILNRDGYKVTLVQEPLTSFADDVAATKRILDRQDGPVILVGHSYGGAIITQAGNDPKVAGLVYIAAHALDAGENRAEVSKKYPNSAHPFIKTSDGYVMLDPQYYPGDFAADLPREQAQFEAQAQIPTSPTSLAAVVKEAAWRTKPSWYMVAKSDKIINPDLERMYAKRAKSYTVEVEGSHAIFQSRPNEVAKLIEQAANSAQK from the coding sequence ATGAAACTGAAAAGCAAAGCTGTACTGAGTATCGTCGCCGCAACCCTGATGATGGCAGGCGTTAGCCAGGCTGCCCTGGCAAAACCGGTGAAAAACATTGTCCTGGTGCACGGAGCCTTTGTTGATGGCTCGGGGTGGCGACCGGTCTATGACATTCTGAATCGTGATGGCTACAAGGTGACGCTGGTGCAGGAGCCGTTAACCTCGTTCGCCGACGATGTCGCCGCAACCAAGCGCATTCTGGACAGGCAGGACGGCCCGGTCATTCTGGTCGGCCACAGTTACGGCGGCGCGATTATTACCCAGGCCGGTAATGACCCCAAAGTTGCCGGGCTGGTTTACATCGCCGCTCATGCGCTGGATGCCGGCGAAAATCGGGCTGAAGTCAGCAAAAAATATCCCAACAGTGCACATCCTTTTATCAAGACATCTGACGGCTATGTGATGCTGGATCCGCAATACTATCCTGGCGATTTTGCCGCCGATCTGCCGCGTGAGCAGGCTCAATTTGAAGCGCAGGCGCAGATACCCACCTCGCCAACGTCGCTTGCGGCGGTCGTGAAGGAAGCCGCCTGGAGAACCAAACCAAGCTGGTATATGGTGGCTAAGTCGGACAAGATAATTAACCCCGATCTTGAACGGATGTACGCTAAACGCGCCAAAAGTTACACCGTCGAAGTAGAAGGTAGCCACGCCATTTTTCAGTCTCGTCCCAACGAAGTCGCGAAGCTGATTGAGCAAGCGGCCAATAGCGCGCAGAAATGA